NNNNNNNNNNNNNNNNNNNNNNNNNNNNNNNNNNNNNNNNNNNNNNNNNNNNNNNNNNNNNNNNNNNNNNNNNNNNNNNNNNNNNNNNNNNNNNNNNNNNNNNNNNNNNNNNNNNNNNNNNNNNNNNNNNNNNNNNNNNNNNNNNNNNNNNNNNNNNNNNNNNNNNNNNNNNNNNNNNNNNNNNNNNNNNNNNNNNNNNNNNNNNNNNNNNNNNNNNNNNNNNNNNNNNNNNNNNNNNNNNNNNNNNNNNNNNNNNNNNNNNNNNNNNNNNNNNNNNNNNNNNNNNNNNNNNNNNNNNNNNNNNNNNNNNNNNNNNNNNNNNNNNNNNNNNNNNNNNNNNNNNNNNNNNNNNNNNNNNNNNNNNNNNNNNNNNNNNNNNNNNNNNNNNNNNNNNNNNNNNNNNNNNNNNNNNNNNNNNNNNNNNNNNNNNNNNNNNNNNNNNNNNNNNNNNNNNNNNNNNNNNNNNNNNNNNNNCCCTGGGAAAGAGGCATGGGATGCCACAGCGGAGGCGCCAGAGTTCCAGCTGCATCGCTGCCGCGCTCAGAAGATCCTGGGCCTTGCCCGCTCCCTTTCTATCCTGTGCTGGGTGAGCCCTCAGTCCACGGTGGTGCTTTGCCTTCAGAACTGCTTTCCAGTCCAAGTTGGCGGCTTCGCTGGGTCTACACACAAAACCAAGTCTTGCCCGGAGCGCACAGCACCTCGGAACCAAGACCCGCTCTGGCCACTGGAGGCCTCTTGCCCTGGAGTCAGAAGAAGCCAGAGGCGTCCTCCGGAGAGCTGGACCGTGCGGAGGGACCCGAGCTACTTTGGCATCAGCAGCTTCCCTTCCCCAGGACGCCCCTGCTGGCGACAGAGGGCGGGAGGAGAGCCGCGGGCGCGCACCCGTCGGAGCCCCGCAGACCTCTCCAGAGCGCTCAGGGGAGCGCGGTCCGGGCATTCGCAGGCTGCCTGCGCTGGATCGCTCATACCGCGTACACCTTCAGTTGCCGCCTCCGCAGGAGCATCTTTGGGACTAAGGAGCCCTGAGGTTGCGGCGGgagcctttccttctctgcccttggAAAAGATTCTCATTGGTGAAACGTAGAAAATAAAAACCGGTTAAGATGCACCTTCACAGTTCTCTGTTCAGTTTTTCTCAGTCTCTGAGGTTTCTACGTTTCGTTTCTGATTGATTTCTACCCACAGGTGCTTTAGAGAGTCTATGTTAAAAAGTGGGACTTGGCTTTGTTCCTGTCTCTTCAATTCCTAGAAGTCCGTGCACACTGAGGCAAAACGACTTCTCCCTCCTCCCGCGCTCTGCCACACCACCGGGAATCGTGTTTGTATTTGCCGCCTCTGCGGACGGACGTCCTTGCCTACTAGGGAGcacaggagctctgtgccagcgATCTGATGGAAATTCCCGCAGGGACCTGTTCCCTTTCTAGAGTCGGTGTACAGCGTGGAGAAAGATTTCTTCGTGCTCACACGTTCTGGGAAATCACGAGTTAATTTGGTCTCTATTTGCCACTACAGTGGAAGTCGTTTTATGCTGGTGAACACTGTCACTCGTCCTaccaatatctttaaaattaccGCCTGGACTTGCACCTCGTTCTTCACTGTGTAGAGGTCTGTGTGCAGTGGTGAGAAAGCGTCTCTCCTGGCAGGTTCAGAGAAATCATAATTTAAATGGATTCGTATCTGCCTCCACCGTGCAAGTCTTCTTATACTGGTGAACATAGTATCTTTCTGCTAGCAATATCACAGAAATTACGCACAATCTCGTTCTTTGTCTTCACGTTTTAGAAGTTTGTGTGTGTTGtgaaaaaaaagttcattctCCTCACAAGTTCTAGGAAATCACGATTTAACTCTGCATTGGCCACCTATATTGACAACTTTGTATAGTGGTGAAAAGGAGATCTTCCCACTAGGAGTATCCATAAAAGGACAAcgtagttttttggtttttttttttcaatttttagaagTCGGTGTGCAGTggtaaaaataattgttttttactCGCAAGATTTGGGAAATGACGATTTAACTTGCTTGATATTGGACGACATTGTGAAAGTCGTGAAGCGGTGAACAAGGTGTCTTTCTGGGAGCACTGTCCCAATGCCTACCATATGGAGTTGGTCCTTTGTCTTCACTTTCTAGTTGTCTGTGAACGGGAGAAGTGATACTCTCTGTGTTCCTAATCGTCCTCGGAAATGACGATTTAATTTTGTTCGAATTTTCCGCCTCTGTGGAAATCCCTGGTGGTGAACATGGTATCTCTCTACTacttgtatatttaaaagtacCACACagactgtttctctttttttcctttactttttagaaGTTGGTTTACAATgggaaatattatatatatatatctccttgtACGTTTTGCAAACTCATGATCTGAGAGTTGGTTTGTATTTGACATCTCCATCGAAGTCCTTGCTTAGAGTGAAGTATATTGTTATTGGATATGTACAATAAAATATGCAAACTGTAGTATCAAGAACATAAATGTGAGGGAAAGTAAAAGTGTAGAGTTTAGGAATGCTATCAACATTAACTTGTTATCACTTCAAAATAGGGGGTTACACACTTTAAACTGCTATTCACACGGTAATCACGAGGAGAAAATGTGTAGCCAATAGACAGAAGAATGTAGTCTTTAATCCATGGtgacttaatttttgtgagtggtataaaGTGGGGGTCTAACCTCATTGTTCTgcatgtttatccatttttccaaacaccatttgtaAAACAGGTTCTTTCCCAATTGGGTGCTCCTGGTTCCCTTGTCTGATATTAGTTGACTACATGTTGGTGGGGGGGTATAAATCTGAgcactctattctgttccattgttgtATGTTTCTGCATGGATAGTAATACTATGCTATATTTaggagtttattatttttttaaatttttatagcttCATAGTAAAGTTAAAATGAGGAAGCaggatgcttccagctttgttctttttcctcacAATTGCTTGGATATTTCGGGTACTTTgtggtttataaaaatataaatggagacCAGGCTTGAAAAACCCTCCATTTAAGCCACATAAGCAAAACTCACTCTAGCCTATTTGACGAACATAAGCAAATCTtcagttatttcttcaaatgcctGTGATAATCATAAATGAAATTGGTCATCTTTCCAAAATAGGGTAACATAATCACTTCTCCCCGATCCTCTGACATCCAGACGCACCACTTTTCATATCTAATTACTGTAAAGATTCAACGAATCTCTCCCTTTTGCGTTATAAGCCATCCTGTAAGGTCATGCTTCTGAACTTCAGAATGCTTCCAGTCCTTCTATGATCTCCAAAGTTCAAGGGGAAGTTAACAGGTTAACTAAGGATCTCTCCCTCCCAGGTTGCCTCCCCCTAGTGGCCATTCTGAGGTAAGTCTACCTATTTCTGCCAAACAAGTAGCATTTCTGAGGTGAGGTGTTGCCCTTGAATTTGTGTTCAGACGTGACTGccaagtggttttgtttttgtcttcatcCATCCTTGGCAGTTTGGGGCCTTCTCTGATGTTGGTGTTCTGTGAAACTTTATGTGAAAGAGGAAAACACCACNNNNNNNNNNNNNNNNNNNNNNNNNNNNNNNNNNNNNNNNNNNNNNNNNNNNNNNNNNNNNNNNNNNNNNNNNNNNNNNNNNNNNNNNNNNNNNNNNNNNGCTCAGGGTTCCTGGCCACTTAATCCCTGGACAAGCAGCTTAGAAACTCCACAGCCTGGACCTAGCATTCTGTCAGTCACAGACCCCTCCTGCTGGGCTTCTGCTTGCCACATAATAGTCCTCTacctcctctgtccttctccctggTTGATTTCTTGCCCTTTCCCTAACCACCAGACTGGCAGCCAACCCTGTGCCCTTCCCAATTATGCAGGCTCCCTGTGGcttgtctcccctccccaggacACTTTCCTCTATGCCACTCTAGTAGTCCTATGGGACAGTaaaatttcagggtttttttttttttgcccctatTAGATACCAGGGCCCAGGTCACTCTCATTCCATGAAATCCCTCTCAATTCCCACAAGGAAAGCCCTCCTTGTAGGTCATTGCTGGCAAAACAATCAAAGATGAACATACCCACTGGGACGTAGCTATTGGCACCATTCACTTCAATGGCCTCCTCTGGTGGTGGCCCCCCTGGCCCTTTCTTTCCTACTGTGGCATGGAAGCCTCCACAGGATGCCGTGTCCTGTACCTCCTAGCTGGCCTGCTCAGTGGATTCCTTGACCACTCCTCTCTATTCAGATGGTAAACAGAAAGCACTGAAAACCTACCCCATTATTAAAGAGATGCTCCAGTTGAGAGTCctagggaggctgggtggctcagtccattaagtgggCTCTTGCTTTTCTCTCAGGTCACGATTTCGTGAGTTCAGAATGCCCACAGCAGCCTCCACTctgctgctttagattctctctctctctctctctctctctctctctctctctctcggcccctcctccatgcatccacacacactttgtttctctctccaaaataaatacataaactgaaGTATAAATTTGTCATGCTTATTGGCCTGAACGTTCCACCATCAATAGTCCCATTGGCTGGTACTAAAGCCAATCTCTAATGTATGACACCTCACCATTGAGTTTATCCAAACCTCACTGCTCAGGTTCCCTGATTAAGGCTCCAATTCCTAATATTATAGAACTGATCATACGACAGACAACAGGACTAAGAACATCCTTCACAGTCACTGACTTAGCTAGaatgttctattttgtttctattgtGTATAAATTCCAGGcccaattttcttttacttttgaaaggTCTCACTCTACATTTCCTCAGCTCCCACTGGGGTATTGAAACAGTCCTGCATCACACATCACCTCCACTGACAGGTTTTATATTGCGAAGTCTGCGGAGCTGTCCCTGAGAAACAGTCCAGGTTGGGACCTGGGTGGAGCTGTCACAGAGACTGCACAAATCCTGGATGTGACAGACAACTCGCTGGCTCCAGGCTACTGGCCAAGTGCCAAGGGGAAGGGCTGGCAGGGAGATGCCTGAAAGGCTAGCACTGGCCTTCCTAGGACAGAGGGTGAGCCAGCACCCAAGGACCCTAAACTTTGGGCGGAGCTCAAGTAGTGGCCCCCAAGTCCCAGAATGATCTGGTCAGCACTGCTTCTGAAACTGGTGATGAGAAACAGGCTGCTGGACAATGGAGCGGAGCTGCCTGGGGAACACC
This region of Suricata suricatta isolate VVHF042 chromosome 6, meerkat_22Aug2017_6uvM2_HiC, whole genome shotgun sequence genomic DNA includes:
- the ANXA2R gene encoding annexin-2 receptor — protein: MGCHSGGARVPAASLPRSEDPGPCPLPFYPVLGEPSVHGGALPSELLSSPSWRLRWVYTQNQVLPGAHSTSEPRPALATGGLLPWSQKKPEASSGELDRAEGPELLWHQQLPFPRTPLLATEGGRRAAGAHPSEPRRPLQSAQGSAVRAFAGCLRWIAHTAYTFSCRLRRSIFGTKEP